A stretch of Spodoptera frugiperda isolate SF20-4 chromosome 6, AGI-APGP_CSIRO_Sfru_2.0, whole genome shotgun sequence DNA encodes these proteins:
- the LOC118267764 gene encoding uncharacterized protein LOC118267764, producing MDVIKFKVNGVEHTVGGEVSSDVMLLDYLRNYLQLRGTKYSCREGGCGACMITAAKTPGGPHLAINSCLQSLGSCHGWDILTIEGLGNRKDGYHPLQTTLAENHGTQCGYCTPGWVMTMHGLMESNNQLTMLDVEKSLSSNLCRCTGYRPILDSFKKFAVDSPAEDKIKNIKDLSICKKSNNCCRSFAKDNDWCMVEDESARKMLTMKMKDGKTWYRPTLLDELLKLLKQNLESYILIGGNTAKGAYPIVEYPQAMIDVTHVPELRRNDMDQNLRVGAALTMTELMDIFKATADKDGFSYLSKLYDHVDLVAHIPLRNVATIGGNLMIKHLYNAYQSDLYLIFYTVGCQLTIVDYRGKKQTVTMNKFLQLDMKGKVIMDVLFPPLSKSHKLFTYKLMPRAQSSHAIVNAGFLFKLNSSDVVEEATIVYGALSDKFEKAVSTERYLIGRKLFDNDTLKGALKVLDGELIVEDHPPEPSVEYRSHVAKALFFKALLNLAPSIPSRTASAAVDLHQTRPVSKGKQVFATDTALWPLNKPMPKLEGQIQCAGEAVYTDDVPSFHNEVFGSFVLSTVGRGTILKMDPSEALALPGVLAFYTYKDIPGLNSFTPTDGQGGLTSVNEEILCEGDVKYNGQPIAIIVAETQNLADRAARLVQVKYTNISTPVTDIKVAKQDSSRNTLFIAADATSTGTDVYKTITGSNVVHGQYHFPMETIVSVAKPTEEGLELHLASQWMDGAHTMASRALNIDQSKIDVYIRRVGGSYGLKITRCIQSAVACSLIAFKMNRPCRFIQPLVTNLKAFGKRMPNVTDYEVAVNSSGVLQYANLVAYTDNGHKINEPIAYYAADVYFNCYDSTKFNYKSYNTVTDTAKNTFCRAPGTLEAIASMENIMERISYELSLDPIALRLANLGKNFASEVTEIVEALKTSSEYTSRRAAVDSFNTQNRWKKRGLRWAFCRWPPVGGFYADVNLSVFHSDGTVVITHGGIEMGQGINTKAAQVAAYLLKIPVEKIEIKGNNSIITPNSFASGGSVTTEGVIVGLRRCIEQLQARLEPIKATMTDPTWSQLIAAAFAANVDLQVHGYCSSSDAQSYEIFSAVCCEVEVDVLTGEYEILRVDLVQDVGVSMNPDIDIGQIEGAFMMSLGYWTCEKLVYDSENGALLTDRSWDYHLPEARDIPQDFRVTLKNSYSTDFILGSKAIGEPPSCLSVVVPFALREAIVQARQESGIPTTQWFDVEGPFSTEKICMSMKTNVDDFKLF from the exons TCGGTGGGGAGGTCAGCTCCGACGTTATGTTGCTGGACTATCTCCGCAACTACCTCCAGTTGCGTGGTACCAAGTACAGTTGCCGCGAGGGTGGCTGCGGAGCCTGCATGATCACCGCTGCGAAAACTCCAGGAGGTCCACACTTGGCCATCAATTCG tgtctTCAATCGCTCGGATCCTGTCATGGATGGGATATCCTGACTATCGAGGGTTTGGGCAACAGGAAGGATGGGTACCACCCCCTGCAAACCACCCTCGCTGAGAACCATGGAACTCAGTGTGGATACTGCACTCCAGGATGGGTGATGACCATGCATGG TCTCATGGAAAGCAACAACCAGCTGACGATGTTAGACGTAGAAAAGTCACTTTCCAGTAATCTTTGTCGCTGTACTGGCTACAGACCCATTCTGGATTCTTTCAAGAAGTTCGCAGTAGACAGTCCTGCAGAGgataagattaaaaatattaaagatttgAGCATCTGCAAGAAGTCCAACAACTGTTGTCGAAGCTTTGCCAAAGACAATGACTGGTGTATGGTGGAAGATGAGTCTGCAAGAAAGATGCTGACAATGAAAATGAAAGATGGTAAAACATGGTACAGACCTACACTTCTCGACGAACTTTTGAAGTTATTGAAGCAAAATTTGGAGTCATACATATTGATCGGTGGAAATACCGCCAAAG GTGCGTATCCCATAGTAGAATATCCTCAAGCAATGATAGACGTGACCCACGTACCAGAGCTGAGACGTAACGACATGGATCAGAACCTTAGAGTAGGAGCAGCTCTTACTATGACTGAATTAATGGACATCTTCAAAGCTACCGCTGACAAGGACGGCTTCAGTTATCTATCTAAACTGTATGACCATGTAGATCTAGTTGCTCATATACCGCTGAGAAAT GTGGCAACAATTGGTGGAAACTTAATGATCAAACACCTTTACAATGCTTACCAATCTGACTTGTATCTGATCTTCTACACGGTCGGTTGTCAACTAACTATCG TGGATTACCGTGGCAAGAAACAAACGGTCACGATGAATAAGTTTTTGCAATTAGACATGAAAGGGAAAGTAATCATGGACGTCTTGTTCCCACCGCTAAGTAAATCGCATAAGCTTTTTACTTACAAG CTTATGCCAAGAGCTCAAAGTTCTCACGCCATTGTAAACGCCGGATTCCTCTTCAAACTGAATTCTTCCGACGTGGTAGAAGAAGCTACTATCGTATACGGAGCTCTCTCAGACAAGTTTGAGAAGGCTGTGTCCACTGAAAGGTACCTTATAGGAAGGAAGTTGTTTGATAATGACACTTTGAAAGGAGCTTTGAAGGTTTTGGATGGAGAATTGATCGTGGAAGACCATCCACCAGAACCATCTGTTGAATACAGGAGTCATGTCGCTAAGGCACTCTTCTTCAAG gCTCTTCTAAATCTAGCTCCATCTATACCATCTCGAACTGCCTCAGCTGCTGTAGATTTGCATCAAACCAGACCAGTCTCCAAAGGAAAACAGGTCTTCGCCACTGACACCGCATTGTGGCCATTGAATAAGCCAATGCCAAAGCTTGAAGGACAg ATTCAATGTGCAGGAGAAGCTGTATATACTGACGATGTACCATCGTTCCACAATGAAGTGTTTGGTTCATTTGTACTGAGTACTGTGGGCCGTGGAACTATTCTCAAAATGGATCCTAGTGAAGCTTTG GCATTACCCGGTGTGTTAgcattctatacatataaagatATCCCCGGGCTGAACTCTTTCACACCCACAGATGGTCAAGGCGGACTTACGTCAGTAAATGAAGAAATTCTGTGCGAAGGTGATGTTAAATATAACGGCCAGCCTATTGCTATCATTGTAGCAGAAACTCAAAACTTAGCAGACAGAGCTGCAAGGCTAGTGCAAGTTAAATACACCAATATTTCTACACCTGTTACGGATATCAAAGTAGCTAAACAAGATAGTAGTAGAAATACTTTGTTCATTGCTGCTGATGCCACAAGCACTGGAACCGATGTCTACAAGACTATAACTGGTAGCAACGTTGTACACGGGCAATATCATTTCCCAATGGAGACCATTGTCTCTGTCGCTAAACCTACGGAAGAAGGACTGGAGTTACATTTGGCATCACAATGGATGGATGGAGCACATACTATGGCTTCGAGAGCTTTGAATATAGATCAAAGCAA GATTGATGTCTACATTCGCCGAGTTGGTGGTTCTTATGGACTGAAGATTACGCGTTGCATTCAGTCTGCTGTTGCATGCAGTCTTATTGCATTTAAAATGAACCGTCCGTGCAGGTTTATTCAACCATTGGTTACCAATCTCAAAGCTTTTGGTAAAAGGATGCCCAACGTGACTGATTATGAG GTTGCAGTCAACAGTTCAGGAGTTTTACAATATGCAAACTTAGTGGCCTATACGGACAACGGTCACAAGATAAATGAGCCAATTGCATACTACGCAGCTGATGTCTATTTCAACTGCTACGATAGCACcaaatttaattacaaatcCTACAACACAGTTACCGATACGGCTAAGAATACTTTTTGTAGAGCACCAG GCACATTGGAAGCCATCGCAAGCATGGAGAATATTATGGAGAGAATCTCTTATGAACTTTCTTTGGATCCAATTGCCCTCCGTCTTGCCAATTTGGGCAAAAATTTTGCGAGCGAGGTAACTGAAATAGTAGAAGCATTAAAGACTAGCTCTGAATATACTAGTCGCAGAGCAGCAGTCGATTCTTTCAATACACAAAATAGATGGAAGAAGCGAGGATTGAGATGGGCTTTCTGTAGATGGCCTCCAGTAGGTGGTTTTTATGCTGACGTAAATCTGTCAGTTTTCCATTCAGATGGCACTGTTGTTATTACTCATGGAGGTATTGAAATGGGTCAAGGCATTAACACTAAAGCCGCTCAAGTGGCAGCTTACTTGCTGAAAATACCAGTCGAAAAGATTGAAATTAAAGGAAACAACAGTATCATTACACCAAACAGTTTCGCCAGTGGAGGCAGCGTCACGACCGAGGGTGTGATCGTCGGACTGAGAAGATGTATTGAGCAGTTGCAGGCCAGATTAGAACCTATCAAGGCGACGATGACTGACCCTACATGGTCACAGTTGATAGCCGCAGCATTTGCTGCTAATGTGGATCTTCAAGTCCACGGCTACTGCAGTTCATCAGATGCTCAGTCATACGAAATATTCAGTGCAGTTTGTTGTGAAGTAGAAGTTGATGTTCTAACCGGAGAATATGAAATTCTGAGAGTAGATTTAGTACAAGATGTTGGTGTCAGTATGAACCCTGATATTGATATTGgacaa ATTGAAGGAGCTTTCATGATGAGTCTTGGATACTGGACTTGTGAGAAATTAGTTTATGACTCAGAAAACGGTGCACTACTCACGGATAGATCTTGGGACTACCATCTTCCTGAGGCCAGAGATATACCTCAAGACTTTAGAGTTACCCTAAAGAATTCTTACAGCACCGACTTCATTCTGGGATCCAAGG CTATTGGAGAGCCACCATCGTGTCTGTCAGTGGTTGTACCATTTGCACTCAGAGAAGCAATTGTGCAGGCAAGACAAGAATCTGGTATACCGACCACGCAATGGTTCGATGTTG AGGGCCCATTCTCCACGGAAAAGATATGCATGTCGATGAAGACAAACGTAGATgactttaaacttttttaa